A single region of the Anaerolineae bacterium genome encodes:
- a CDS encoding c-type cytochrome, whose amino-acid sequence MRMTFRVVVFGAMIVFLAVAAAAVFIPGLVWNPSQTFIALPYTEAEERGRVAYYSNGCNYCHTQYVRDEDTGMGSVSDGGDYVFDNPMILGSERTGPDLSYIGRKRSVAWEIEHLRRPRDLSPLSIMPNWYFLPEQELQDIAAYLSRLGDRTSAQHMVLPPAEYAGSVDPVPYPTATPVPGDQSQGWATWTAAGLQEGKEIYVKYCLTCHGCAGNGLGHYAGTKIVTPADFKQEPVRSMPDDQWFWHVSEGVPGTVMPVWKASLTEQQRWSVIRYVQQVFAAPMARDPDEGDPPEPYAGLTNPVPAGIETLEAGKHIFIRECWVCHGDAGRGHGIYRQGLEPPPPDFGDGSYGTMDNPTFTDADYFWRISEGVPWTAMPAWKLEYSDEDRWNVVHYIRTNFTQTEPRPESAAKQTYPEIAMAQTMPDSAAYDPGRQMFLLMCAHCHGLAGLGNGWDGQYLDVSPANFTDPDVRGLSDGDFFARVTYGLQNSAMPSWGEWMPIQNRWHVIKYIQQAIVMNVPAGGPVPPAPVDSVYGDGSVATDFMTVSTDMWTQDLGHTISADHGAQLFDSYCGPCHSNQGQGNGPDTAGHGIPGPAAFAPNMSQAYIFWRTWDGVPGTMMYGFYGFLSEADIWDLVAHVQTLPNQGQGG is encoded by the coding sequence ATGAGAATGACCTTCAGAGTGGTGGTGTTCGGCGCCATGATCGTGTTCCTCGCCGTGGCAGCGGCCGCCGTCTTCATTCCCGGTCTGGTGTGGAACCCCAGCCAAACCTTCATCGCTCTCCCCTACACTGAGGCCGAAGAACGTGGCCGGGTCGCCTACTACAGCAACGGCTGCAACTACTGCCACACCCAGTACGTCCGCGACGAGGACACAGGCATGGGCTCCGTCTCCGATGGCGGGGACTACGTGTTCGACAACCCCATGATCCTGGGGTCGGAGAGGACTGGGCCAGACTTGTCCTACATCGGCCGCAAACGCAGCGTGGCCTGGGAGATCGAGCATCTGAGGCGCCCGCGAGACCTGTCGCCCCTCTCCATCATGCCCAACTGGTACTTCCTCCCGGAGCAGGAGCTGCAGGACATTGCCGCCTACCTGTCGCGCTTGGGCGATCGTACCTCAGCCCAACACATGGTTTTGCCGCCGGCGGAGTATGCCGGTTCTGTGGACCCCGTTCCCTACCCGACCGCGACTCCGGTGCCCGGTGACCAGTCACAGGGCTGGGCCACGTGGACTGCAGCTGGGCTTCAGGAGGGCAAGGAGATCTACGTCAAGTACTGCCTGACCTGTCACGGATGCGCTGGCAACGGGCTGGGCCACTACGCCGGTACCAAGATCGTCACTCCGGCGGACTTCAAGCAGGAACCCGTCAGGAGCATGCCAGATGATCAGTGGTTCTGGCACGTTTCCGAGGGTGTCCCGGGAACGGTGATGCCTGTCTGGAAGGCCAGCCTCACTGAGCAACAGCGCTGGAGCGTCATCCGGTACGTGCAGCAGGTGTTCGCCGCGCCCATGGCTCGCGACCCGGATGAGGGCGACCCGCCGGAGCCCTACGCTGGCCTCACTAACCCTGTGCCGGCCGGTATCGAGACTCTGGAGGCGGGCAAGCACATCTTCATCCGCGAGTGCTGGGTCTGCCACGGCGACGCCGGTCGTGGCCACGGCATCTACCGGCAGGGCCTAGAGCCACCGCCCCCAGACTTTGGCGACGGCAGCTATGGCACCATGGATAACCCCACCTTCACCGATGCCGACTACTTCTGGCGCATCAGCGAGGGCGTGCCCTGGACGGCCATGCCTGCGTGGAAACTAGAGTACTCAGACGAGGATCGCTGGAACGTCGTGCACTACATCCGGACCAACTTCACCCAGACTGAACCCCGTCCGGAGAGCGCCGCCAAGCAGACGTACCCTGAGATCGCCATGGCGCAGACGATGCCCGACTCCGCCGCCTACGACCCGGGCCGGCAGATGTTCCTCCTGATGTGCGCTCACTGCCACGGCCTGGCCGGATTGGGAAACGGTTGGGACGGCCAGTATCTGGACGTGTCGCCGGCCAACTTCACCGACCCGGACGTGCGCGGATTGAGTGACGGTGACTTCTTTGCCCGGGTCACCTATGGCCTGCAGAACTCGGCCATGCCCAGCTGGGGCGAATGGATGCCCATCCAGAACCGCTGGCACGTTATCAAGTACATCCAGCAGGCGATAGTCATGAACGTGCCTGCCGGCGGGCCAGTTCCACCCGCGCCCGTGGACAGCGTGTATGGCGACGGCTCCGTGGCCACCGACTTTATGACCGTCTCCACAGACATGTGGACTCAGGACCTGGGCCATACCATCTCAGCTGACCACGGCGCCCAGTTGTTTGACAGCTACTGCGGCCCCTGCCACAGCAACCAGGGGCAGGGCAACGGTCCCGACACGGCCGGGCACGGCATCCCCGGGCCGGCGGCCTTCGCCCCCAACATGAGTCAGGCTTACATCTTCTGGCGAACTTGGGACGGGGTCCCAGGCACTATGATGTACGGCTTCTACGGCTTCCTGAGTGAAGCGGACATCTGGGACCTGGTAGCCCACGTCCAGACCTTGCCGAACCAGGGCCAAGGAGGCTAG
- a CDS encoding cytochrome-c oxidase: MFTKPDSASRNFILAASIWIVIGVLMGLILATQFVFPDFLEGIPQLVFSRLRQAHTNTVMFAFLSGGMMGMWLYIVPRLTGRRLWSESLGNLTVILWNVALIVGIWGLVNQHTQSREYAELTWGVDVAVMVVLVLNLANLYMTIRHRIEPKLYVSLWYIAGTLVWMPMLYFIGNVMWHPWTGALTGIDDTIFNWFYGHNVLGLWFTTGLLPVMYYVVPKETNTPLYSHFLSLIAFWGIAFFYTGVGAHHLLWAPIPYWLKTIAVAESIGMVLPVVAFMMNIFLTMRGNWNRVLTSLPLRFIVTGWAAYVLVSYQGSHQALRHINLLTHFSQYVPGHAHLSLLFFAASTVVGGAYYVIPRIYRRVLFSRTLANVQYSLYVVGFTFFFGGFLLTGLTQGTNWVHQGLPVWSVLPGLRPYMALRATGGVLLVLSFMIFTYNLFATALAGRPARHPTVEPGETTAYSAPAY, from the coding sequence ATGTTCACCAAACCGGATAGTGCTAGCCGTAACTTCATCCTAGCTGCCTCGATCTGGATCGTCATCGGAGTCCTGATGGGCCTGATCCTGGCGACTCAGTTCGTGTTCCCTGACTTCCTCGAAGGGATACCCCAACTGGTCTTCAGCCGCTTGCGCCAGGCACACACCAACACCGTCATGTTCGCCTTCCTCTCTGGTGGCATGATGGGTATGTGGCTCTACATAGTGCCGAGGCTCACGGGCCGCCGCCTCTGGAGTGAGTCCCTGGGCAACCTCACGGTCATTCTATGGAACGTCGCTCTCATCGTTGGCATCTGGGGCCTGGTCAACCAGCACACTCAGAGCCGGGAGTACGCCGAGCTCACCTGGGGAGTTGATGTCGCCGTCATGGTGGTGCTCGTGCTCAACCTGGCGAACCTCTACATGACCATTCGCCACCGGATAGAGCCCAAGCTCTACGTTAGCTTATGGTACATTGCCGGCACCTTGGTCTGGATGCCCATGCTCTACTTCATCGGAAACGTTATGTGGCATCCCTGGACCGGGGCCCTCACCGGTATCGACGACACCATCTTCAACTGGTTCTACGGCCACAACGTCCTTGGCCTCTGGTTCACTACCGGGCTGCTGCCGGTGATGTACTACGTGGTGCCCAAGGAGACCAATACCCCACTCTACAGCCACTTCCTTTCCCTGATAGCATTCTGGGGTATCGCCTTCTTCTACACCGGTGTGGGCGCGCACCACCTTCTGTGGGCGCCGATCCCCTATTGGCTCAAGACCATAGCTGTCGCCGAGAGCATCGGCATGGTCCTACCGGTGGTCGCCTTCATGATGAACATCTTCCTCACCATGAGAGGCAACTGGAACCGTGTTCTTACGAGCCTACCTCTGCGCTTCATCGTCACCGGCTGGGCGGCTTACGTTCTCGTCTCCTATCAGGGCTCGCATCAAGCGCTGCGCCACATCAACCTGCTGACGCACTTCTCTCAGTACGTTCCCGGACATGCACACTTGTCTCTGCTCTTCTTCGCCGCCTCCACCGTGGTCGGCGGGGCCTACTATGTCATTCCAAGGATCTACAGACGGGTGCTCTTCAGCCGCACGCTGGCCAATGTTCAGTACAGCCTCTACGTCGTGGGGTTCACCTTCTTCTTTGGAGGCTTCCTGCTCACCGGCCTGACCCAGGGAACCAACTGGGTGCACCAGGGTCTTCCGGTGTGGAGCGTCCTGCCTGGCCTGCGGCCCTACATGGCTCTGCGGGCCACGGGAGGCGTCCTACTGGTCCTTAGCTTCATGATCTTCACCTACAACCTCTTCGCCACGGCCTTGGCAGGCAGACCGGCCCGCCACCCGACCGTAGAGCCGGGCGAGACCACTGCCTACTCGGCGCCGGCCTATTAG
- a CDS encoding transketolase — protein sequence MYSESLIAQLEERARQLRCDVLQMVYDAGSGHPGGSLSAAEIIAALYFQRLRLDPNRPDCPERDRFILSKGHAAPTLYAALARRGFFPVEELCTLRQLDSRLQGHPDRLKTPGVEMTSGALGHGVAIGAGLALAARRAGQTWRTYVLLGDGEVQAGVVWEGALIAAKYGLSHLTCILDQNDVQLDGPVHEILPLEPLVDKWRAFGWATVEIDGHNVRQILEALDLAANIHDRPTMIVAHTTKGRGCSFMEGKSAWHGRVPSAEELACALEELNA from the coding sequence ATGTACTCGGAGAGCTTGATCGCCCAACTGGAGGAGCGCGCCCGGCAACTGCGCTGCGATGTGCTCCAGATGGTCTACGACGCCGGATCGGGGCACCCGGGAGGGTCGCTCTCGGCCGCCGAGATCATCGCTGCCCTCTACTTCCAGCGCCTGCGCCTGGACCCCAACAGGCCGGACTGCCCCGAGCGCGACCGCTTCATCCTCTCCAAGGGCCACGCCGCCCCCACCCTCTACGCTGCCCTGGCCCGGCGCGGCTTCTTCCCGGTGGAGGAGCTGTGCACCCTGCGCCAGCTGGACTCCCGGCTGCAGGGGCACCCCGACCGGCTCAAGACTCCGGGGGTGGAGATGACCTCCGGGGCCTTGGGCCACGGCGTCGCCATCGGCGCCGGGCTGGCGCTGGCCGCGCGGCGTGCCGGCCAGACCTGGCGCACCTACGTGCTACTGGGCGACGGCGAGGTGCAGGCGGGCGTCGTCTGGGAGGGGGCCCTCATCGCCGCTAAGTACGGCCTGAGCCACCTCACCTGCATCCTAGACCAGAACGACGTTCAGCTGGACGGGCCAGTGCACGAGATCCTGCCCCTCGAGCCCCTGGTGGACAAGTGGCGCGCCTTCGGCTGGGCCACGGTGGAGATTGACGGCCACAACGTCCGCCAGATCCTGGAGGCGCTGGACCTGGCCGCCAACATCCACGACCGCCCCACCATGATCGTCGCTCACACCACTAAGGGCAGGGGATGCAGCTTCATGGAGGGCAAGTCGGCCTGGCACGGGCGGGTGCCCAGCGCGGAAGAGCTGGCCTGCGCTTTGGAGGAACTCAATGCCTGA
- a CDS encoding transketolase family protein: MPEMRDTYGRALAEYGAQNERVVALDADVSASTRSRYFGDRFPDRFYNVGITEAAMVDVAAGLALGGMIPFAHTFAFLLALRAAEQVRTCVAYARTNVKLVGAYGGLSDSKDGPTHHSICDLAVMRALPNLTVIVPADGIEAAACVPVVAELDGPVYLRLSRADVPDLMPEGYRFQVGKGAVLREGRDVAIVNCGVLLSRCLRAAEELASRGISATVVNLPTLKPLDEELLLQVAEAGAVVTVEEHTVIGGLGGAVAEFLSAHRPTPLQMVGIHDTFTETGPYEGLLDRWGMSVADIVAACQRALAAVG, encoded by the coding sequence ATGCCTGAGATGCGCGACACCTACGGCCGAGCCCTGGCCGAGTACGGAGCCCAGAACGAGCGAGTGGTGGCGCTGGACGCCGACGTGTCCGCCTCCACCCGCAGCCGCTACTTCGGGGATCGCTTCCCCGACCGCTTCTACAACGTGGGCATCACTGAGGCGGCCATGGTGGACGTGGCCGCTGGCCTGGCCCTCGGGGGCATGATCCCCTTCGCTCACACCTTCGCCTTCCTGCTGGCTCTGCGGGCCGCCGAACAAGTCCGCACCTGCGTGGCCTACGCCCGCACCAACGTCAAGCTGGTGGGAGCCTACGGCGGGCTGTCCGACAGCAAAGATGGCCCCACCCATCACTCCATCTGCGACCTGGCGGTCATGCGAGCCCTGCCCAACCTGACAGTGATCGTTCCCGCCGACGGCATCGAGGCCGCCGCCTGCGTGCCGGTGGTGGCCGAGCTGGACGGGCCGGTGTACCTGCGCCTTAGCCGGGCCGACGTGCCCGACCTCATGCCGGAGGGCTACCGGTTCCAGGTGGGCAAGGGCGCGGTTCTGCGGGAGGGCAGGGACGTGGCCATCGTCAACTGCGGGGTGCTCCTGTCCCGCTGCCTGCGGGCGGCAGAGGAGCTGGCGTCGCGGGGGATCTCGGCTACGGTGGTGAACCTTCCCACGCTCAAGCCACTAGACGAAGAGCTGCTGCTCCAGGTGGCCGAGGCGGGGGCGGTGGTCACGGTGGAGGAGCATACCGTGATCGGGGGGCTGGGCGGCGCGGTGGCCGAGTTCCTATCAGCGCACCGGCCCACGCCGCTGCAGATGGTGGGCATCCACGACACGTTCACCGAGACCGGCCCCTACGAAGGACTGCTGGACCGCTGGGGCATGAGCGTGGCCGACATAGTGGCCGCCTGCCAGCGGGCGCTCGCCGCGGTGGGATAG
- a CDS encoding SIMPL domain-containing protein (The SIMPL domain is named for its presence in mouse protein SIMPL (signalling molecule that associates with mouse pelle-like kinase). Bacterial member BP26, from Brucella, was shown to assemble into a channel-like structure, while YggE from E. coli has been associated with resistance to oxidative stress.) gives MSKGRAFAATAITSLLVIALVLAGSSLSVGTAAQAQDTAAPSATRFITVVGQGKTNVEPDIATLNLGVQTKAAKVDEAMSENTAIMDAIMEALLAAGIEEKDIQTTSYNIYLDEGYRAPDVEPEPVYRVSNMVLVKVRDLEAVGEVLDAAVAAGANQIYGISFTLEDWSEAEAEARAEAMADARARAEELAGLAEVEVGEVLSISEVVGGTAPYAASYGVALERAAMGGGGAIAPGELEYSTRIQVTYALR, from the coding sequence ATGAGCAAAGGACGAGCGTTCGCGGCCACCGCCATCACCAGCCTGCTAGTGATCGCACTGGTGCTGGCCGGCAGCAGCCTGAGTGTGGGCACCGCGGCCCAGGCCCAGGACACCGCAGCTCCCAGCGCAACCCGGTTCATTACCGTGGTGGGGCAAGGCAAGACGAACGTCGAGCCCGACATCGCCACCCTGAATTTGGGGGTGCAGACCAAGGCGGCCAAGGTGGACGAGGCCATGTCCGAGAACACCGCGATCATGGACGCCATCATGGAGGCGCTCCTGGCGGCCGGCATCGAGGAGAAGGACATCCAGACTACCAGCTACAACATCTACCTCGATGAAGGGTATCGGGCACCGGACGTGGAGCCGGAGCCGGTCTACCGGGTGTCGAACATGGTTCTGGTGAAGGTACGCGATCTGGAGGCAGTGGGCGAAGTCCTGGACGCAGCGGTAGCGGCGGGCGCCAACCAGATCTACGGCATCAGTTTCACCCTCGAGGACTGGAGCGAGGCTGAGGCCGAAGCTCGAGCGGAGGCGATGGCCGACGCACGGGCCCGGGCTGAGGAGTTGGCCGGCCTGGCCGAGGTGGAGGTCGGCGAGGTGCTGAGCATCAGCGAGGTAGTAGGTGGCACCGCTCCTTACGCTGCCAGCTACGGCGTCGCCTTGGAAAGAGCAGCTATGGGTGGCGGCGGCGCCATTGCTCCCGGCGAACTGGAGTACAGCACCAGGATTCAGGTCACCTACGCACTGCGGTAG
- a CDS encoding Hsp20/alpha crystallin family protein — translation MRSLTRWDPLAEAVSLRQMMDRLFEDSFVRPSTWRGDTGRALRPPLDIYSTDEDIVILMSVPGVKPEDVDVTVEGDTVTIRGEIKPPIENVDYVVQERATGPFRRVVTLNVPVEADKAEASFKDGVLTLTLPKAAEIKPRSIKVQSGGK, via the coding sequence ATGAGATCGCTAACGCGATGGGATCCGCTAGCGGAGGCGGTGAGCCTGCGGCAGATGATGGACCGCCTCTTCGAAGACAGCTTCGTGCGCCCCTCCACCTGGAGAGGGGACACCGGTAGGGCTCTGCGTCCCCCTCTGGACATCTACAGCACCGATGAGGACATCGTCATCCTCATGAGCGTGCCCGGCGTCAAGCCCGAGGATGTAGATGTCACCGTGGAGGGCGACACCGTCACCATCCGGGGCGAGATCAAGCCCCCCATCGAGAACGTGGATTACGTGGTGCAGGAGCGGGCTACCGGCCCCTTCCGCCGGGTAGTCACCCTGAACGTGCCGGTGGAGGCGGACAAGGCAGAGGCCTCCTTCAAGGACGGGGTCCTCACCCTCACCCTGCCCAAGGCGGCGGAGATCAAGCCACGTAGCATCAAGGTGCAGAGTGGCGGAAAGTGA
- a CDS encoding Hsp20/alpha crystallin family protein: MTLRDAIDRLFEESIVRPWASLTGMGRGMSVDVYDQDDHIMVEATLPGVKPEDVDIRVEGNMLTIKAEKKQEKDISEDRYTYRERSYGMMQRSLILPSAVKAEGAEAKMENGELKLSLPKAEEARARRIQVKAAS; encoded by the coding sequence ATGACACTGCGCGACGCCATTGACCGTCTCTTCGAAGAGAGCATCGTGAGGCCCTGGGCCAGCCTGACCGGCATGGGCCGTGGCATGTCGGTGGACGTGTATGACCAGGACGACCACATCATGGTAGAGGCCACCCTGCCCGGCGTGAAGCCGGAGGACGTGGACATCCGGGTCGAGGGCAACATGCTCACCATCAAGGCGGAGAAAAAGCAGGAGAAAGACATCTCCGAGGACCGTTACACCTACAGAGAGCGGTCCTATGGCATGATGCAGCGCAGCCTCATCCTCCCCAGCGCCGTGAAGGCTGAAGGCGCCGAAGCGAAGATGGAGAACGGCGAGCTCAAGCTCAGCCTGCCCAAGGCCGAGGAGGCACGGGCGCGCCGCATTCAGGTAAAGGCCGCGAGCTAG
- a CDS encoding sugar phosphate isomerase/epimerase gives MKLGANSVLFGGYDMETAFKYVALCGYDGIEISAIEGMSQHLVLDHWREIAPEIRRLSQEYGLELLAMEQPSRDPQRMETAFQAAVELGIPIVNCGPGGRAGDEESVKEVIESLNMLSRMAERYGVTLCVKAHVGAAIHDTPSTLRAMQVIDSPAFGIDMDPSHIYRAGENPVEAIAAVISRVKHVHIRDCKGRQQSPGKPEMQTNGRGDIDLVGYIRVLHENGYNGPLDLEIIGAKDYPLDRCIIIAAESRGHMQACLQAVGAR, from the coding sequence ATGAAACTGGGAGCCAACTCGGTCCTCTTCGGCGGCTACGACATGGAGACCGCCTTCAAGTACGTCGCCTTGTGCGGCTACGACGGCATCGAGATCTCCGCCATCGAGGGTATGAGCCAACACCTGGTGCTGGACCACTGGCGGGAGATCGCCCCCGAGATCAGGCGCCTGTCACAGGAGTACGGCCTGGAACTGCTCGCCATGGAGCAACCCTCCCGGGACCCCCAGCGGATGGAGACCGCCTTCCAGGCGGCGGTTGAGTTGGGCATCCCCATCGTCAACTGTGGCCCCGGGGGCAGGGCCGGCGATGAGGAGAGCGTCAAGGAGGTAATCGAGTCCCTGAACATGCTCTCCCGCATGGCCGAGAGGTACGGCGTCACTCTCTGCGTCAAGGCCCACGTGGGCGCCGCCATCCATGACACTCCCAGCACGCTTCGTGCCATGCAGGTCATTGACTCCCCCGCCTTCGGCATAGACATGGACCCCTCGCATATCTACCGCGCCGGCGAGAATCCGGTGGAGGCCATCGCTGCGGTGATCTCGCGGGTGAAGCACGTTCACATCCGGGACTGCAAGGGCCGCCAGCAGAGCCCGGGCAAGCCCGAGATGCAGACGAACGGCCGGGGGGACATAGACCTGGTAGGTTACATCCGGGTCCTGCACGAGAACGGCTATAACGGCCCGCTCGACTTAGAGATCATTGGGGCAAAGGATTACCCGCTGGACCGGTGCATCATCATCGCTGCCGAGTCGCGCGGTCACATGCAAGCCTGTCTGCAGGCGGTGGGGGCGCGCTAG
- a CDS encoding type II toxin-antitoxin system VapC family toxin produces MVVDACVWISLHLAHDRYHQATDRWFRRVERQRTPMVAPVILLAEVSGAVSRRTGDSPGAQALVQAMSRLSTLSLLPVDRELGDIAARLAADLRLRGADACYVAVAQTLDLPLVTWDEELRERAQRVVAAVEPE; encoded by the coding sequence ATGGTGGTGGACGCATGCGTCTGGATCAGCCTTCACCTGGCCCACGATAGGTATCATCAGGCGACCGACCGGTGGTTCCGCCGCGTGGAACGTCAGCGGACGCCAATGGTCGCGCCGGTGATCCTGCTGGCGGAGGTCTCTGGGGCCGTCAGCCGTCGGACAGGTGACAGTCCCGGGGCCCAGGCCTTAGTCCAGGCAATGTCTCGCCTCAGCACCTTGAGCCTACTGCCGGTAGACCGCGAGCTCGGCGACATCGCCGCCCGTCTGGCTGCCGATCTCAGGCTGCGCGGCGCCGACGCCTGCTACGTCGCCGTGGCGCAGACGCTGGACCTACCCTTGGTAACTTGGGACGAGGAGCTACGGGAACGGGCTCAGCGGGTGGTCGCTGCAGTGGAGCCGGAGTGA
- a CDS encoding type II toxin-antitoxin system prevent-host-death family antitoxin, with product MESVGVRELKQRASEIIRLVREQKQEVEITYRGETVARIVPVFGRDAEERDRDAWEELRRIGKEISRQWPKGVSAVEAIREDRGAL from the coding sequence GTGGAGTCTGTGGGCGTCAGAGAGCTCAAGCAGCGGGCGAGTGAGATCATCCGTCTTGTGCGAGAACAGAAGCAGGAGGTCGAGATCACCTATCGCGGAGAGACGGTGGCTCGAATCGTTCCCGTGTTCGGCCGGGACGCTGAAGAGCGGGACCGGGACGCCTGGGAGGAGCTACGCCGGATCGGGAAGGAGATCAGCCGGCAGTGGCCAAAGGGCGTGTCGGCTGTCGAGGCTATCCGCGAGGACCGCGGTGCGCTCTGA
- a CDS encoding DUF1801 domain-containing protein, with translation MSETKANRRRAAKADSEAAVLEKIAAMPAPYREMGERLHALIRRTAPELEPRLWYGMPAYAKDGRVICFFRADTYMTFGLAEKANLAPEEGASDLLIESAWFFTALDEATEAKLADIVRRAAA, from the coding sequence ATGTCTGAAACGAAGGCCAATAGGAGGAGAGCGGCGAAAGCCGACAGCGAGGCGGCAGTTCTGGAGAAGATTGCCGCCATGCCGGCGCCCTACCGCGAGATGGGAGAGCGCCTTCATGCTCTCATCCGTCGGACGGCGCCGGAGCTCGAGCCGAGGTTGTGGTATGGCATGCCGGCGTACGCAAAGGACGGAAGGGTCATCTGCTTCTTCCGCGCCGACACCTACATGACGTTCGGGCTCGCTGAGAAGGCGAACCTCGCCCCCGAGGAAGGCGCGTCGGACCTTCTCATCGAATCTGCCTGGTTCTTCACCGCGCTCGACGAGGCTACCGAGGCCAAGCTCGCCGACATCGTCCGGAGGGCGGCGGCCTAA
- a CDS encoding Gfo/Idh/MocA family oxidoreductase, whose product MLRVGVIGLGPIGNRHARIYREDPLAELVAVCDIDRQRADQAAVTHGVPAYYDAEDMLAKAKPDLVSVATGGHEYGSDHYLPTMQALDAGCHVLVEKPICNEIPPAEEMVAKAREKGLCLGVNLNHRFTPAALLAKQWQDEGRLGHLLFVNMSMWIMNPRESSPWFQIKALHPHTVDIMRYYCGDVEAVQCFATKAPGRQIWSTAHFSLRFKNGVVGGLTGSYDIERGHPMERCEVAGTRGRFVIEDMFHEVTLYPAGDLVKRVYTNPIFGGMRDFEDTFINRIHRFLEQVSEGVAPEDIDGSGADGLAAQKVLAAAIESIQTESVVYVK is encoded by the coding sequence ATGCTGCGAGTCGGCGTCATCGGGCTGGGGCCCATCGGCAACCGCCATGCCCGCATATACCGAGAGGATCCGCTAGCCGAACTGGTGGCGGTGTGCGACATAGACCGCCAGCGCGCCGACCAGGCCGCGGTCACCCACGGCGTGCCTGCCTACTACGACGCCGAGGACATGCTGGCCAAGGCCAAGCCTGACTTGGTGAGTGTCGCCACCGGCGGCCACGAGTACGGCAGCGACCACTACCTGCCCACCATGCAGGCTTTGGACGCCGGATGTCACGTGCTGGTGGAGAAGCCCATCTGCAATGAGATTCCGCCGGCCGAGGAGATGGTGGCCAAGGCGAGGGAGAAGGGACTGTGCCTGGGCGTGAACCTTAACCACCGCTTCACTCCGGCCGCCCTCCTGGCCAAGCAGTGGCAGGACGAGGGCCGGCTGGGTCACCTGCTCTTCGTCAACATGAGCATGTGGATCATGAACCCGCGGGAGAGCTCACCCTGGTTCCAGATCAAGGCCCTGCACCCGCATACGGTGGACATCATGCGCTACTACTGCGGCGACGTGGAGGCGGTGCAGTGTTTCGCCACCAAGGCTCCCGGACGCCAGATCTGGTCCACGGCCCACTTCAGCCTGCGCTTCAAGAACGGCGTAGTCGGCGGCCTGACTGGCTCCTACGACATCGAGCGCGGCCATCCCATGGAGCGCTGCGAGGTAGCCGGCACCAGGGGTCGCTTCGTTATCGAGGACATGTTCCACGAGGTGACTCTGTACCCGGCGGGCGACCTGGTCAAGCGGGTCTACACTAACCCCATCTTCGGGGGCATGCGGGACTTCGAGGACACCTTCATCAACCGCATCCACCGCTTCCTGGAACAGGTATCCGAGGGGGTGGCCCCCGAGGACATAGACGGCTCTGGTGCCGACGGCCTGGCGGCGCAGAAGGTGTTGGCCGCGGCAATAGAGTCTATCCAGACAGAATCAGTGGTCTACGTGAAGTAA
- a CDS encoding sulfotransferase, whose product MSLITIIGRGHGGTRAMSHTLAASGVFMGTPQNRSGDLLPPWDMYEACRVMSRYVRWKGGLEWDWSALTEMQIPEEFTGLIRSYLRSVLASDARHRGWKIPETTLVFPWIVRMFPEAKYIHWVRDPRDSILGAHVTDDLRRFGVEYPETDDIRRRRAISWKYQDDLVRATPKPENWLSVRFEDFVLRQDETLQRLSDYLGIKLAKIRVLPEAVGRWRSGTGVHRFDFLEPAMREYGYV is encoded by the coding sequence ATGAGCCTCATCACCATCATCGGTCGTGGCCACGGGGGGACCCGGGCCATGTCGCATACGCTTGCCGCCAGCGGCGTCTTCATGGGGACGCCGCAGAACCGCTCCGGAGACCTTCTGCCCCCTTGGGACATGTACGAGGCTTGCCGGGTGATGTCTCGCTACGTCCGGTGGAAGGGCGGCTTGGAGTGGGACTGGAGCGCCCTGACGGAGATGCAGATCCCGGAGGAGTTCACGGGCCTGATCCGGTCCTACCTGCGTTCGGTGCTGGCCAGCGATGCCCGGCACAGGGGGTGGAAGATCCCCGAGACCACCCTGGTATTCCCGTGGATCGTGCGGATGTTCCCGGAGGCCAAGTACATACACTGGGTGCGCGACCCGCGGGACAGCATCCTGGGTGCTCACGTCACCGACGATCTGCGCCGCTTTGGAGTCGAGTATCCGGAGACGGATGACATTCGCCGGCGCCGGGCCATCTCCTGGAAGTATCAGGACGATCTAGTCAGGGCGACGCCAAAGCCGGAGAACTGGCTTAGCGTGCGGTTCGAGGACTTCGTACTGCGGCAGGACGAGACCCTGCAGCGGCTGAGCGACTACCTGGGCATCAAGCTAGCCAAGATTCGGGTGCTTCCGGAGGCCGTAGGACGGTGGCGCTCGGGCACGGGCGTGCACAGGTTCGACTTCTTGGAGCCGGCTATGAGGGAGTACGGCTACGTCTGA